In Papaver somniferum cultivar HN1 chromosome 1, ASM357369v1, whole genome shotgun sequence, a genomic segment contains:
- the LOC113306868 gene encoding probable ubiquitin-conjugating enzyme E2 24 → MEMFLSDSDCENFSEISSSEDLDDIDSMYGGQAQSILSNLERSIGKIDDFLSFERGFLHGDIVCHLSDPSGQLGRVVDVDMTVDLETVYGKVMKEVHCKNLRKIRSMVTGDYVVHGPWLGRVMRVVDRVTILFDDGAKCEVIADNSENLLIPLSPTIMEDSQFPYYPGQRVQVRASNVSKSAKWLSGSWKGNRDKGTVCHVEAGLVYVDWVASAVLGSPLSMSTPSRTQDSQALTLLSCFPHANWQLGDWCIIQENDWKTADGKLVERSRYVGSSPPKNPNASKEVFVIVKTNTKVDVMWQDGTHSVGLDSESILSVNNVGDQEFWPDQFVLQKTISDDQHVSNGQKLGIVKSMDAKERTVKLQWEKQVLNQKDDSDGKYNEEIVSAYELIEYPDYSYCLGDIVFRVQKSISAVEAEIGSGSVKQMGEGIHLSKHIAEDPNQGFLCCIGNVIGFKDGGILVKWASGFTSKVEPNVIIGVDKYVDSTSTPVFQNEVQDNFTQDMLKNDEHTWHQKEDPPNNAGEADMNALQKSSLVPLPQAALGFFTNVAASIFDFFGSSSFPGSIETSCFGSLSENCEHYLNRSRAVDLHELESVHENEVIECGNLVREGPMSWELEDTLETSVPEETEETTKLLFSPSCQKSGQYKQFEMVDDCTDHHFLHGSGKVHTSPPVNRGWLKKVQKEWSILEKGLPDTIYVRVYEGRIDLLRAAIVGAPGTPYHDGLFFFDFYLPPDYPNEPPLVYYNSGGLRVNPNLYESGKVCLSLLKTWTGTGSEVWNPGSSTVLQVLLSLQALVLNERPYFNEAGYDSQIGMTDGEKNSITYNENVFLLSCKSMLYILRNPPKHFEAFVDEHFRRCSHSILQACKEYMCGTPVGCAFGHGRRFDQEETQRCSSMGFKIMLAKLFPKLVSGFVDKGINCSHFLEPEK, encoded by the exons ATGGAGATGTTCCTGAGTGACTCAGATTGTGAAAATTTCAGTGAAATCAGTAGCAGTGAGGATCTGGATGACATTGATTCCATGTATGGTGGCCAGGCACAGAGCATCTTATCCAACTTGGAAAGAAGCATAGGGAAGATCGATGATTTCCTTTCTTTCGAGAGAGGGTTCTTACATGGGGACATTGTGTGTCATTTGTCAGATCCATCCGGACAGTTGGGCAGAGTGGTTGATGTGGATATGACTGTGGACTTAGAAACAGTTTATGGAAAAGTTATGAAAGAAGTACACTGTAAGAACCTTCGAAAAATCCGTTCAATGGTTACAGGGGATTATGTTGTTCATGGACCATGGCTTGGGAGGGTGATGAGGGTTGTTGACCGTGTCACCATTTTGTTTGATGATGGAGCAAAGTGCGAGGTGATTGCAGACAATTCGGAAAATCTTCTCATTCCACTTTCTCCAACCATAATGGAAGATTCTCAGTTCCCTTATTATCCAGGTCAGCGTGTACAAGTTAGGGCTTCAAACGTTTCCAAATCAGCAAAATGGTTGTCTGGTTCCTGGAAGGGAAATCGAGATAAAGGTACTGTGTGCCACGTTGAAGCAGGGTTAGTTTATGTCGACTGGGTTGCTTCTGCTGTTCTTGGAAGCCCATTGAGTATGTCCACTCCCTCTCGTACACAGGACTCACAAGCCTTAACTTTATTATCATGTTTTCCGCATGCCAATTGGCAGCTTGGTGATTGGTGCATAATTCAAGAAAATGATTGGAAAACTGCTGATGGTAAGCTTGTTGAGAGGAGCAGATACGTAGGTAGCTCACCACCAAAAAATCCTAATGCCTCAAAAGAGGTATTTGTCATTGTGAAGACGAACACTAAAGTTGATGTCATGTGGCAGGATGGGACACATTCAGTTGGCTTAGATTCAGAATCTATACTCTCCGTAAACAATGTTGGTGATCAAGAATTTTGGCCGGATCAATTTGTACTGCAGAAGACAATATCTGATGATCAACACGTTTCTAATGGCCAAAAGTTGGGAATTGTGAAAAGCATGGATGCGAAGGAACGCACTGTGAAGTTGCAATGGGAAAAGCAAGTGTTGAATCAAAAGGATGATTCAGATGGTAAATACAATGAGGAGATTGTAAGTGCGTATGAATTGATTGAATACCCAGATTATTCCTACTGTCTCGGTGATATAGTCTTTAGGGTTCAGAAGAGCATATCTGCAGTTGAAGCTGAGATAGGATCAGGTTCCGTCAAACAAATGGGAGAGGGCATTCATTTAAGCAAGCATATCGCTGAAGATCCTAATCAAGGCTTTCTATGTTGTATTGGAAATGTTATTGGCTTTAAAGATGGAGGCATCTTGGTCAAATGGGCTAGTGGTTTCACATCAAAG GTTGAGCCGAACGTAATTATTGGCGTTGATAAGTATGTTGATTCAACTTCAACTCCAGTTTTCCAGAATGAAGTTCAGGATAATTTCACTCAGGATATGCTTAAAAATGATGAACACACTTGGCACCAAAAAGAAGACCCTCCTAATAATGCTGGGGAAGCTGACATGAATGCTTTACAGAAATCGAGCTTAGTTCCCCTACCTCAGGCAGCTCTCGGGTTTTTCACAAATGTTGCTGCAAGTATATTTGACTTCTTTGGTTCCAGTTCATTTCCAGGCTCAATAGAAACCAGTTGTTTTGGTTCTTTAAGCGAAAATTGCGAGCATTATTTAAATAGATCACGTGCCGTTGATCTACATGAACTTGAATCAGTCCACGAGAATGAAGTGATTGAATGTGGAAACCTTGTCCGAGAAGGACCTATGTCATGGGAGTTGGAGGATACCCTAGAGACAAGTGTTCCTGAAGAAACTGAAGAGACAACAAAATTGTTGTTTTCTCCCAGCTGTCAGAAATCAGGACAATATAAGCAATTTGAAATGGTTGATGACTGCACcgatcatcattttcttcatggtTCTGGCAAGGTTCATACATCGCCACCG GTAAACCGAGGTTGGTTGAAGAAAGTACAAAAGGAATGGAGCATTCTTGAGAAAGGTCTTCCAG ATACAATCTATGTTCGTGTTTATGAGGGAAGGATTGATTTACTTAGAGCAGCCATTGTCGGTGCACCTGGAACCCCATATCATGATGGtctcttcttctttgatttttaccTTCCTCCGGATTATCCTAATGAACCACCT TTGGTGTATTACAACTCCGGGGGGCTTCGTGTCAACCCAAACCTGTATGAGTCAGGAAAGGTTTGTCTCAGTCTCTTAAAGACATGGACTGGCACAGGCAGTGAAGTATGGAACCCGGGAAGCTCCACCGTTCTTCAAGTTCTACTATCTCTGCAGGCACTTGTGCTGAATGAAAGGCCATATTTTAATGAAGCAGGATACGATTCACAGATTGGTATGACTGATGGAGAGAAGAACTCCATTACTTATAACGAGAacgtttttcttctttcttgcAAGTCCATGCTATACATACTCCGAAATCCACCCAAG CATTTTGAAGCATTTGTGGATGAACACTTCCGCCGTTGCTCCCATTCGATTCTCCAGGCTTGCAAGGAATACATGTGCGGAACTCCAGTTGGTTGTGCATTTGGCCACGGAAGGAGATTCGATCAAGAAGAAACTCAGAGGTGCAGTTCAATGGGTTTCAAGATTATGCTTGCCAAATTATTCCCCAAGCTTGTGTCAGGCTTTGTCgacaagggaatcaattgcagtCATTTTCTCGAGCCTGAGAAATGA